A genomic segment from Microbacterium sp. SORGH_AS_0428 encodes:
- the purF gene encoding amidophosphoribosyltransferase, with product MCGIVGMVGQGPINQDIYDSLLLLQHRGQDSTGIATAEGTGVFHIAKAKGQVREAFRTRDMRALLGEIGLGHVRYATKGTASNEEEAQPFYVNAPYGIVLVHNGNLTNTRELTEELFRKDRRHLNTSSDTELLVNVLAGELQAEIPGLELDAEQVFRAVARVHERVEGSYAAIALIAGHGLLAFRDPFGIRPLILGRRSNPDGHDEWVVASESLVLDNAGFEVVRDVAPGEAVFVALDGTLHARQCASDTTLAPCSFEYVYLARPDSVMNGISVYETRLRMGDRLADTIAKYTPRGKIDVVMPIPDSSRPAAMQVARKLGIEYREGFYKNRYVGRTFIMPGQAVRKKSVRQKLNAMPSEFKGKNVLLVDDSIVRGTTSKEIIQMARDAGALSVTFASAAPPVRFPHVYGINMPSRHELVAHGRTIPEIAEELGADYMVYQEIDDLKAAILEGSDITDLDMSCFDGRYVTGTVSDEYLAWVEGTQTS from the coding sequence ATGTGCGGCATCGTCGGAATGGTCGGTCAGGGTCCGATCAATCAGGACATCTACGACTCCCTGCTGCTGCTGCAGCACCGCGGACAGGACTCCACCGGGATCGCGACGGCCGAGGGTACGGGTGTCTTCCACATCGCCAAGGCGAAGGGACAGGTGCGCGAGGCGTTCCGCACCCGTGACATGCGTGCCCTCCTCGGTGAGATCGGGCTCGGTCACGTCCGCTATGCCACGAAGGGCACGGCGTCCAACGAGGAAGAGGCGCAGCCCTTCTACGTCAACGCGCCCTACGGCATCGTCCTGGTGCACAACGGCAACCTGACCAACACGCGAGAGCTGACCGAGGAGCTGTTCCGCAAGGACCGTCGCCACCTCAACACGAGCTCCGACACCGAACTGCTCGTGAACGTGCTCGCCGGCGAGCTGCAGGCCGAGATCCCGGGTCTCGAGCTGGACGCCGAGCAGGTCTTCCGCGCCGTCGCGCGGGTGCACGAGCGCGTCGAAGGCTCGTACGCCGCGATCGCCCTGATCGCCGGTCACGGTCTGCTGGCGTTCCGGGATCCGTTCGGCATCCGCCCGCTGATCCTCGGTCGCCGCTCGAACCCTGACGGTCACGACGAGTGGGTCGTGGCATCCGAGTCGCTCGTGCTCGACAACGCCGGCTTCGAGGTCGTCCGCGACGTCGCCCCCGGCGAGGCCGTGTTCGTCGCGCTCGACGGCACCCTCCACGCGCGTCAGTGCGCGAGCGACACGACGCTCGCGCCGTGCTCGTTCGAATACGTGTACCTCGCGCGTCCCGACTCGGTCATGAACGGCATCTCCGTGTACGAGACGCGGCTGCGCATGGGGGACCGCCTCGCCGACACGATCGCGAAGTACACACCGCGGGGCAAGATCGACGTGGTCATGCCGATCCCGGACTCGTCGCGTCCCGCGGCGATGCAGGTCGCCCGCAAGCTCGGCATCGAGTACCGCGAGGGCTTCTACAAGAACCGCTACGTGGGCCGGACGTTCATCATGCCCGGTCAGGCGGTGCGCAAGAAGAGCGTCCGCCAGAAGCTCAACGCCATGCCGAGCGAGTTCAAGGGCAAGAACGTGCTGCTGGTCGACGACTCGATCGTGCGCGGCACGACGAGCAAGGAGATCATCCAGATGGCGCGGGACGCCGGCGCCCTGTCGGTGACGTTCGCGTCGGCCGCGCCCCCCGTGCGGTTCCCGCACGTGTACGGCATCAACATGCCCTCACGGCACGAGCTGGTCGCGCACGGCCGGACGATCCCGGAGATCGCCGAGGAGCTCGGTGCGGACTACATGGTGTACCAGGAGATCGACGACCTCAAGGCGGCGATCCTCGAGGGCTCGGACATCACCGACCTCGACATGAGCTGCTTCGACGGCCGGTATGTGACCGGAACGGTCAGCGACGAGTATCTCGCCTGGGTCGAGGGCACGCAGACGTCCTGA
- a CDS encoding DUF3073 domain-containing protein, with the protein MGRGRQKAKHTKIARELKSFSPSVNYAALERELGHPSDENEYVDKWADQYEDEDEDEDSLEGAR; encoded by the coding sequence ATGGGGCGTGGCCGTCAGAAGGCGAAGCACACGAAGATCGCCCGTGAGCTGAAGTCATTCAGCCCGTCGGTGAACTACGCGGCGCTCGAGCGCGAACTCGGTCACCCGAGTGACGAGAACGAGTACGTCGACAAGTGGGCCGACCAGTACGAGGACGAAGACGAAGACGAGGACTCGCTCGAGGGTGCCCGGTAA
- a CDS encoding universal stress protein has protein sequence MGEEAVGPVVLGATADLPDRVWNEAARYARLFGRDLIVAYVDVTRFVTYADPDGVEHSAPIDMNLAAGQAQADAVRDRAEKLLAPDSWTLRSLVGDPAMALKDLADQVDAVVIVVGTRRRGFGETLREFFTGSVAARLAHRQHRPVLVVPLEEPLADADDPWVE, from the coding sequence ATGGGCGAAGAAGCTGTCGGGCCGGTCGTGCTGGGAGCGACCGCGGACCTTCCCGATCGAGTGTGGAACGAGGCAGCCCGCTATGCGCGGCTCTTCGGGCGAGATCTCATCGTCGCGTATGTGGACGTGACCCGGTTCGTCACCTACGCCGATCCCGACGGAGTCGAGCACAGCGCGCCCATCGATATGAACCTCGCGGCGGGGCAGGCGCAGGCGGACGCCGTGCGTGATCGAGCCGAGAAGCTCCTCGCGCCGGATTCGTGGACGCTGCGCTCACTCGTCGGCGATCCCGCGATGGCGCTGAAGGATCTGGCCGATCAGGTGGACGCCGTCGTGATCGTGGTCGGCACGCGCCGGCGCGGATTCGGCGAGACGCTGCGCGAGTTCTTCACCGGCTCCGTCGCCGCACGCCTCGCGCACCGTCAGCACCGGCCGGTGCTCGTCGTTCCTCTCGAGGAGCCCCTGGCCGATGCGGACGATCCCTGGGTCGAGTAG
- a CDS encoding PadR family transcriptional regulator, whose product MAPVFSHGDLRLYLLSLLDESPRHGYDLMQALADRTGGTYTPSAGTIYPRLAKLEEEGLVTKTVDGRKTVYALTDAGRAEVASRRGELEGIQSDLADSVRLIAQEVRGSVREAMRSLRADLAAASKADRDAPARPREDDERSAAREQLRRAEAAVADFRTQVRADMRTHVARGGQLSASAVDAFIEALDAATRELTRGLRG is encoded by the coding sequence ATGGCCCCGGTCTTCTCGCACGGCGACCTGCGCCTGTACCTGCTGAGCCTTCTCGACGAGTCGCCTCGCCACGGCTACGACCTCATGCAGGCCCTCGCCGACCGCACGGGCGGCACCTACACGCCGAGCGCCGGCACGATCTATCCCCGCCTCGCGAAGCTGGAGGAGGAAGGCCTGGTCACCAAGACCGTCGACGGTCGCAAGACGGTCTACGCGCTCACGGATGCGGGGCGCGCCGAGGTCGCATCCCGTCGGGGCGAGCTCGAGGGCATCCAGTCCGATCTCGCCGACTCCGTGCGCCTCATCGCCCAGGAGGTGCGCGGCAGTGTGCGCGAGGCGATGCGGAGCCTGCGCGCCGATCTCGCCGCGGCGTCCAAGGCCGACCGGGATGCTCCCGCCCGCCCCCGCGAGGACGACGAGCGCAGCGCGGCACGCGAGCAGCTGCGCCGCGCCGAGGCGGCGGTCGCCGACTTCCGCACGCAGGTGCGCGCCGACATGCGCACGCACGTCGCGCGCGGCGGCCAGCTCTCCGCATCCGCGGTCGACGCCTTCATCGAGGCATTGGATGCGGCGACGCGTGAGCTCACCCGCGGATTGCGCGGCTAG
- a CDS encoding DUF4097 family beta strand repeat-containing protein, whose protein sequence is MAPEKWLIHPGETRVIDLDDITHLKVGLVGGEIDIVAHDEPGVRIEVHAVTTKDLRISAEDGRIEIDHPQLRWDNFLEVFRNFGSGGPKAEISVAVPADIALTLGVVNASALVSGLAADARVNTVSGDVIVDGLSGDLTVNAVSGDVQSRGLDGALNANSVSGDVTATGRITKATVDTVSGNMMIDAIGPVHQIGLNTVAGGTTIRLDAGLPANYVVRSVSGRVQIDGVPHSGRGSGPTTNYSGSVGELSGSFVDVRANSVSGDITVLRRPAAEDEL, encoded by the coding sequence ATGGCACCGGAAAAGTGGCTCATCCACCCCGGCGAGACGCGCGTGATCGACCTGGACGACATCACGCACCTGAAGGTGGGCCTGGTCGGCGGTGAGATCGACATCGTCGCCCACGACGAACCCGGCGTGCGCATCGAGGTGCACGCCGTCACGACCAAGGATCTGCGCATCTCGGCCGAGGACGGCCGCATCGAGATCGACCACCCGCAGCTGCGCTGGGACAACTTCCTCGAGGTGTTCCGCAACTTCGGCTCCGGAGGCCCCAAAGCCGAGATCAGCGTCGCAGTTCCCGCGGACATCGCGCTCACCCTCGGCGTCGTGAATGCCAGCGCTCTCGTCTCCGGCCTCGCCGCGGACGCGCGCGTCAACACGGTCTCGGGCGATGTGATCGTGGACGGACTGAGCGGCGACCTCACCGTGAACGCGGTCTCGGGCGACGTCCAGAGCCGCGGGCTCGACGGCGCGCTCAACGCGAACAGCGTCTCGGGCGACGTGACGGCGACGGGCCGCATCACGAAGGCGACGGTCGACACGGTGTCCGGCAACATGATGATCGACGCGATCGGCCCGGTGCACCAGATCGGTCTGAACACCGTCGCCGGCGGCACCACCATCCGGCTGGATGCGGGACTGCCCGCCAACTACGTGGTGCGCAGCGTCAGCGGACGCGTGCAGATCGACGGGGTGCCGCACTCCGGCCGCGGCAGCGGACCGACCACGAACTACTCGGGCTCGGTCGGCGAGCTCAGCGGCAGCTTCGTCGACGTGCGGGCGAACTCGGTCTCGGGCGACATCACGGTGCTGCGCCGCCCCGCCGCGGAGGACGAACTGTGA
- a CDS encoding class I SAM-dependent methyltransferase, which yields MVSAREHIDPTPFVEANRANWDERAELHAARDGSGYGIERFVDDHEALSDVVRFDLPLLGDIRGRRAVHLQCHIGTDTLSLARLGARVTGLDFSETAIAEARRLVAESGDDVDFVRSDVRDAASVLQPASFDLVYTGIGALCWLPRVDEWARVVAALLAPGGSLFIREGHPILWSVNETLEDDIHLRFSYFEPAEPLEWDDDSTYVPTTRPLTATKTYEWNHALGEIVTALLDAGLRIDALVEHDSVPWEALPGRMTHRATDGEWVLAGRFAGVMPLTYTIRATKPA from the coding sequence ATGGTCTCCGCGCGCGAGCACATCGATCCCACCCCGTTCGTCGAGGCGAACCGCGCCAACTGGGACGAGCGCGCAGAACTGCATGCCGCTCGCGACGGGTCGGGATACGGGATCGAACGCTTCGTCGACGACCATGAGGCGCTCTCCGACGTCGTCCGCTTCGATCTGCCTCTGCTCGGCGACATCCGCGGCCGGCGCGCCGTGCATCTGCAGTGCCATATCGGCACCGACACGCTCTCCCTCGCACGCCTCGGCGCACGCGTCACCGGGCTGGACTTCTCCGAGACCGCGATCGCCGAGGCCCGGCGGCTCGTCGCCGAGTCCGGCGACGACGTCGACTTCGTCCGCTCCGATGTGAGGGATGCGGCATCGGTGCTGCAGCCCGCATCCTTCGACCTCGTCTACACCGGCATCGGAGCGCTGTGCTGGCTGCCGCGGGTCGACGAGTGGGCGCGCGTCGTGGCGGCGCTGCTCGCCCCCGGCGGATCGTTGTTCATCCGCGAGGGACACCCCATCCTGTGGTCGGTCAACGAGACGCTCGAGGACGACATCCACCTCCGCTTCTCCTACTTCGAGCCCGCCGAGCCGCTCGAGTGGGACGACGACTCCACCTACGTGCCGACGACGCGTCCGCTGACGGCGACCAAGACGTATGAGTGGAACCACGCCCTGGGCGAGATCGTGACCGCGCTGCTGGACGCGGGCCTGCGCATCGACGCGCTCGTCGAGCACGACAGCGTGCCGTGGGAGGCTCTGCCCGGCCGCATGACGCACCGCGCCACCGACGGCGAATGGGTGCTCGCCGGCCGTTTCGCCGGCGTCATGCCGCTCACCTACACGATCCGCGCCACCAAGCCCGCCTGA
- a CDS encoding Rho termination factor N-terminal domain-containing protein — MPGGRGANSLKDPKLYEELRDEGASKEKAARISNAAARDGRSAVGRRGGRSGDYEDWTVAELRKRAKELGLTGYSGKRKAELISALRNH; from the coding sequence ATGCCGGGTGGACGCGGGGCGAACAGCCTGAAGGATCCGAAGCTGTACGAGGAGTTGCGGGACGAGGGCGCCTCGAAGGAGAAGGCCGCGCGCATCTCCAACGCGGCGGCGCGCGACGGGCGCTCCGCCGTCGGCCGGCGCGGCGGACGCTCCGGCGACTACGAGGACTGGACGGTTGCCGAACTGCGGAAGCGGGCGAAGGAGCTCGGTCTCACCGGATACTCCGGCAAGCGCAAGGCGGAGCTGATCTCGGCTCTGCGCAACCACTGA
- a CDS encoding DNA topoisomerase IB: protein MARLARVDPGSDAGISRTRSGTGFSYTRPDGTKVTAAERARIEALVIPPAWREVWICAKDNGHIQAVGTDDAGRRQYLYHPDWSAKRDKGKYARALALAESLPRARGRVTAALRRADDSREAVLAAAFRMLDAGAIRIGSTKYLRRGGGRGLTTLQRRDVRVEAGVIELDFPAKSGVRARIRIEDEDLAVVLEQLTAGRPRSPLLAYRRGRRRVALTPGEVNAYIRVLTGGDFTAKDFRTLRGTVTAAESLALLGHVETKKARKLAERDAVKATSAVLCNTPSVARSSYIDPRVWRAYAKGRLLETGVSPETAIRRLVEG from the coding sequence GTGGCACGACTGGCCCGGGTCGATCCCGGATCGGATGCGGGGATCTCCCGCACACGCAGCGGCACGGGGTTCAGCTACACGCGACCCGACGGCACGAAGGTCACAGCGGCGGAGCGTGCCCGCATCGAGGCGCTCGTCATCCCGCCGGCGTGGCGGGAGGTCTGGATCTGCGCGAAGGACAACGGTCACATCCAAGCGGTCGGCACCGACGACGCCGGACGCCGGCAGTACCTCTACCACCCCGACTGGTCGGCGAAACGGGACAAGGGCAAGTACGCCCGCGCGCTCGCCTTGGCGGAGTCGCTGCCGCGCGCCCGGGGGCGGGTGACGGCGGCACTGCGGCGAGCCGACGACTCGCGCGAGGCCGTGCTCGCCGCCGCGTTCCGCATGCTGGATGCGGGCGCCATCCGGATCGGTTCCACGAAGTACCTGCGTCGCGGCGGAGGGCGGGGTCTGACGACCCTGCAGCGCCGCGATGTCCGCGTCGAGGCCGGGGTGATCGAACTCGACTTCCCCGCGAAGAGCGGGGTGCGCGCCCGCATCCGCATCGAGGACGAGGACCTGGCGGTGGTTCTCGAGCAGCTGACGGCGGGCCGTCCGCGCTCGCCGCTGCTGGCCTACCGGCGCGGCAGGCGGCGCGTGGCTCTGACGCCGGGCGAGGTGAACGCCTACATCCGTGTGCTCACCGGCGGCGACTTCACCGCGAAGGACTTCCGGACACTGCGGGGCACAGTCACCGCCGCGGAGAGCCTCGCGCTGCTCGGGCACGTGGAGACGAAGAAGGCACGCAAGCTGGCGGAGCGCGACGCCGTCAAGGCGACGTCCGCGGTGCTGTGCAACACGCCCTCCGTCGCGCGCAGCAGCTACATCGATCCGCGCGTCTGGCGGGCCTACGCCAAGGGGCGGCTGCTGGAGACGGGCGTCTCGCCGGAGACCGCGATCCGCCGCCTCGTCGAAGGCTGA
- a CDS encoding CrcB family protein, giving the protein MAAGFSWRHLGLIVLGGAIGTGARAGLLLIDAPAWHPIAVPVINVTGAFALGLLTAVLTRRAETARSRDLRQLLGTGVLGGYTTYSTFAVQAVDGTAVALTLATVAVGLAAALAGLALGRRGAA; this is encoded by the coding sequence GTGGCAGCAGGCTTCTCGTGGCGGCATCTCGGGCTGATCGTCCTCGGCGGCGCGATCGGCACCGGCGCGCGGGCCGGGCTTCTGCTCATCGACGCCCCCGCGTGGCATCCGATCGCGGTCCCCGTCATCAACGTCACGGGGGCGTTCGCGCTGGGGCTGTTGACGGCGGTGCTCACCCGCCGCGCAGAGACCGCGCGCTCCCGAGACCTGCGTCAGCTGCTCGGAACCGGTGTGCTCGGCGGGTACACGACCTACAGCACGTTCGCGGTGCAGGCGGTCGACGGGACGGCCGTGGCGCTGACCCTCGCCACCGTGGCCGTGGGACTCGCCGCCGCCTTGGCGGGCCTCGCCCTCGGCCGGAGGGGGGCCGCGTGA
- a CDS encoding CrcB family protein, translating to MTPLVFLVVAVAGGVGAGARYVVDLAVSTLVGARFPWGTLVINVTGSFALGLLTGAVSDAALLAVIGTGLLGGFTTFSSVAAVSAVMATDRRGWAAATNTVGTLVLAIAAAAVGLAVGGLVAG from the coding sequence GTGACGCCGCTCGTCTTCCTCGTCGTCGCCGTCGCCGGCGGCGTCGGCGCGGGTGCGCGCTACGTCGTCGACCTCGCCGTCAGCACACTCGTGGGCGCCCGCTTCCCCTGGGGGACGCTCGTCATCAACGTGACCGGATCGTTCGCGCTCGGTCTGCTGACCGGTGCGGTCTCGGATGCGGCGCTGCTCGCCGTGATCGGCACGGGGCTCTTGGGAGGCTTCACGACCTTCAGCTCGGTGGCTGCGGTCAGCGCCGTCATGGCGACCGACCGGCGCGGCTGGGCGGCCGCCACCAACACGGTCGGAACGCTCGTTCTGGCGATCGCCGCCGCGGCTGTCGGTCTCGCGGTCGGCGGTCTCGTCGCCGGGTAG
- a CDS encoding efflux RND transporter permease subunit — protein sequence MSHLAVLSLKNRALIALITIVAAIFGSLALTSLKQELIPSVEFPQLSILSTYPGASPEVVSNDVSTPIETAIQGVPGLESTTATSTTNASIVRASFTYGTNLATAEQKISLAIGRIKDQLPTGVEPNVISVSIDDLPVIQLAVTGYADAQAIQDKLESAVIPEIQDLVGVNAAQIVGGIGKRVVITPDAAQLAASGFTQQAITDALDKNGVLFPGGAITEGDQTLTVQTGAKITSVDELAALPLVPTDAAQFGAGTVTIGQVATVAEAADPVTSLSRVNGEPALTIAVTKLPAANTVDVSRAVTDALPQLSDALGGDAQFSVVFDQAPYIEQSIEALAQEGLLGLVFAVLVILVFLLSVRATIVTAISIPTSVLITFIGIQAFGYSLNILTLGALTIAIGRVVDDSIVVIENIRRHYVGDADKRASILLAVREVAAAVTASTITTVAVFLPIAFVGDLTGELFRPFALTVTLAMTASLFVSLTIVPVLAYWFLKPGKPVEGPDGESIDPEDPSAPPSRLQKAYLPVLSWTLKHSWVTLGLALLVLVGTGALAPLMKTNFLGDSGQNTLTITQTLGPAASLDAEDAAASRVEETLKGVDGIETVQVSIGSSGSAVRDAFSGGSGGITYSITTDAGADQLALRDRVQSALADLDDVGTIAIASSGGGFGSSDIEIDVTAPDQQTLQQATDAVQSGLEGKDGISQVTSNLSASLPYIAVTVDRDAAAARGLSEVAVGGLVSGTMQPRQVGSVEIDGTSLTVYLAASQVPVTIDDLRALTIPSVGGVVRLDQIATVEQSQGPTSITTERGQRTATVTVTPSGDDLTSANATVNKALADVSLPTGADASLGGVVTQQTDAFTQLGLAMLAAILIVYIVMVATFKSLRQPLLLLVSVPFAATGAILLQIATGVPLGVASLIGVLMLIGIVVTNAIVLVDLVNQYREKGLNAHDATVAGGSRRLRPILMTAAATIFALTPMALGITGHGGFISQPLAIVVIGGLVSSTVLTLLVLPTLYNLVEGARERRRARRAGDEPASGSPETAGEPDAPTTRRALRGS from the coding sequence GTGTCACATCTGGCAGTCCTCAGCCTGAAGAACCGCGCCCTCATCGCGCTCATCACGATCGTCGCGGCGATCTTCGGCTCGCTCGCGCTGACGAGCCTCAAGCAGGAGCTCATCCCCTCGGTGGAGTTCCCACAGCTGTCGATTCTGTCGACCTACCCCGGCGCCTCGCCCGAGGTCGTCTCCAACGATGTCTCGACGCCCATCGAGACCGCGATCCAGGGCGTGCCGGGCCTCGAATCCACGACGGCGACGAGCACGACCAATGCCTCGATCGTGCGGGCGTCGTTCACCTACGGCACCAACCTCGCCACCGCCGAGCAGAAGATCAGTCTCGCGATCGGGCGCATCAAGGACCAGCTGCCCACCGGTGTCGAGCCCAACGTCATCTCCGTGTCGATCGACGACCTGCCCGTCATCCAGCTGGCCGTCACCGGCTACGCCGACGCGCAGGCGATCCAGGACAAGCTCGAGTCCGCGGTCATCCCCGAGATCCAGGATCTCGTCGGCGTCAACGCGGCGCAGATCGTCGGCGGCATCGGCAAGCGCGTGGTCATCACCCCGGATGCGGCGCAGCTCGCCGCATCCGGCTTCACGCAGCAGGCGATCACCGATGCGCTCGACAAGAACGGCGTGCTCTTCCCGGGCGGTGCCATCACCGAGGGCGACCAGACCCTGACCGTGCAGACCGGCGCCAAGATCACCTCGGTCGACGAACTCGCGGCGCTCCCGCTCGTGCCCACGGATGCGGCGCAGTTCGGCGCGGGTACCGTGACGATAGGCCAGGTCGCGACGGTCGCCGAAGCGGCCGATCCCGTCACCTCGCTCTCCCGGGTCAACGGTGAGCCGGCTCTGACGATCGCCGTCACCAAGCTCCCGGCGGCGAACACGGTGGACGTCTCCCGCGCCGTCACCGACGCGCTGCCGCAGCTGAGCGATGCGCTCGGCGGCGATGCCCAGTTCTCCGTGGTCTTCGACCAGGCGCCCTACATCGAGCAGTCGATCGAGGCGTTGGCGCAGGAGGGGCTGCTCGGGCTCGTCTTCGCGGTTCTCGTCATCCTGGTCTTCCTGCTGTCGGTGCGCGCGACGATCGTCACGGCGATCTCGATCCCGACGAGCGTGCTGATCACCTTCATCGGCATCCAGGCGTTCGGCTACTCGCTCAACATCCTGACCCTCGGCGCGCTGACCATCGCGATCGGCCGCGTCGTGGACGACTCGATCGTCGTCATCGAGAACATCCGTCGGCACTACGTCGGCGACGCCGACAAACGCGCCTCCATCCTGCTCGCCGTGCGTGAAGTGGCGGCAGCGGTGACCGCATCCACGATCACGACCGTGGCGGTCTTCCTGCCGATCGCCTTCGTGGGAGACCTCACGGGCGAACTGTTCCGTCCCTTCGCGTTGACGGTCACCCTCGCGATGACCGCCTCGCTGTTCGTGTCGCTCACGATCGTGCCTGTTCTCGCGTACTGGTTCCTCAAGCCGGGCAAGCCGGTGGAGGGACCCGACGGCGAGAGCATCGACCCGGAGGACCCGTCCGCGCCGCCCTCGCGCCTGCAGAAGGCGTACCTGCCGGTGCTCTCGTGGACGCTCAAGCACTCGTGGGTCACGCTCGGCCTCGCGCTGCTCGTCCTGGTCGGAACCGGCGCGCTCGCGCCGCTGATGAAGACGAACTTCCTCGGCGACTCCGGTCAGAACACGCTGACCATCACGCAGACCCTGGGTCCGGCCGCCAGCCTCGACGCGGAGGACGCCGCGGCGTCCCGCGTGGAGGAGACCCTCAAGGGCGTGGACGGCATCGAGACCGTGCAGGTCTCGATCGGATCGAGCGGCTCCGCCGTGCGCGACGCGTTCTCCGGTGGCAGCGGCGGCATCACCTACTCGATCACGACGGATGCGGGAGCCGATCAGCTCGCCCTCCGCGACCGCGTGCAGTCCGCCCTCGCCGATCTCGATGACGTGGGCACCATCGCGATCGCCTCCTCCGGCGGCGGCTTCGGCTCGAGTGACATCGAGATCGATGTGACCGCGCCGGACCAGCAGACCCTGCAGCAGGCGACGGATGCGGTGCAGTCGGGCCTCGAGGGCAAGGACGGCATCTCGCAGGTCACGAGCAACCTCTCCGCGTCGCTGCCCTACATCGCCGTGACGGTGGATCGGGATGCGGCCGCGGCGCGCGGGTTGTCCGAGGTCGCCGTCGGCGGGCTCGTCTCCGGCACCATGCAGCCGCGTCAGGTCGGCTCCGTGGAGATCGACGGCACCTCGCTGACGGTCTACCTCGCCGCATCCCAGGTCCCGGTGACCATCGACGATCTGCGGGCGCTCACCATCCCGAGCGTGGGCGGTGTCGTGCGACTCGACCAGATCGCGACGGTCGAGCAGAGCCAGGGGCCCACTTCGATCACGACCGAGCGCGGCCAGCGCACCGCCACGGTCACCGTCACCCCGTCGGGCGACGACCTGACTTCGGCCAACGCGACCGTCAACAAGGCGCTCGCCGACGTATCGCTGCCCACGGGGGCCGACGCCTCGCTCGGCGGCGTCGTCACCCAGCAGACCGACGCGTTCACCCAGCTGGGTCTCGCGATGCTCGCGGCCATCCTGATCGTGTACATCGTCATGGTCGCGACCTTCAAGTCGCTGCGTCAGCCGCTGCTGCTGCTGGTGTCCGTGCCGTTCGCGGCGACCGGCGCCATCCTGTTGCAGATCGCGACGGGTGTGCCGCTGGGCGTGGCCTCGCTCATCGGTGTGCTGATGCTCATCGGCATCGTGGTGACGAACGCGATCGTGCTCGTCGATCTGGTCAATCAGTACCGCGAGAAGGGGCTGAACGCCCACGACGCCACGGTCGCGGGCGGCTCACGCAGACTCCGTCCCATCCTGATGACGGCGGCGGCGACGATCTTCGCGCTCACCCCGATGGCGTTGGGGATCACGGGCCACGGCGGCTTCATCTCTCAGCCGTTGGCCATCGTGGTCATCGGCGGACTGGTCTCGTCGACGGTGCTGACGCTGCTCGTGCTGCCGACGCTCTACAACCTCGTCGAGGGTGCGAGAGAGCGCCGGCGTGCGCGACGCGCCGGCGACGAACCGGCATCCGGCTCGCCCGAGACCGCCGGGGAACCCGATGCGCCGACGACGCGGCGGGCGCTGCGGGGGTCCTGA
- a CDS encoding aldose 1-epimerase family protein, whose translation MSADPTGVRHRLSSSNGSAEITEVGASLRALRIDGIDLVPHYPDTAPTPAASGVVLVPWPNRVRDGRWSQHGTDYQLALTEPKLGNASHGLLRFTPYRVVGSEADAVTLEAAVFPQTGYPFHLATRVTYALTEDGLEVLHQITNLGSDTAPVALGTHPYLCISDVPTAELQLEVDAATWFRLDERNLPISEEPVDAAHDLRTPRRVGDLTLDTAYSTLRRGADGRVRGVLHAPDGRRLELWAGAGFEYLQVFTTDRYPGQEVAVAIEPMTAPADALNSGRDLRWLEPGETWELAWGLSLTRA comes from the coding sequence ATGAGCGCCGATCCGACCGGAGTCCGTCACCGCCTGTCGTCATCGAACGGATCGGCCGAGATCACCGAGGTGGGCGCCTCCCTGCGCGCGTTGCGGATCGACGGCATCGACCTCGTCCCGCACTATCCCGACACCGCGCCGACGCCCGCCGCCTCCGGGGTCGTTCTGGTGCCCTGGCCCAACAGAGTGCGCGACGGACGCTGGTCGCAGCACGGCACCGACTACCAGCTCGCGCTCACCGAGCCCAAGCTCGGCAACGCCTCGCACGGGCTGCTGCGCTTCACCCCCTATCGGGTGGTGGGTTCCGAGGCGGACGCCGTGACGCTCGAGGCCGCGGTCTTCCCCCAGACCGGCTACCCCTTCCACCTCGCGACCCGCGTCACCTACGCCCTGACCGAGGACGGTCTGGAGGTCCTGCACCAGATCACGAACCTCGGCTCGGATACGGCGCCCGTCGCGCTCGGCACGCATCCGTACCTCTGCATCTCGGACGTACCCACCGCCGAGCTCCAGCTCGAAGTGGATGCAGCGACGTGGTTCCGCCTCGACGAGCGCAACCTGCCCATCTCGGAGGAGCCCGTGGATGCGGCGCACGACCTGCGCACACCGCGCCGGGTCGGAGACCTCACGCTCGACACCGCCTACTCGACGCTCCGCCGCGGAGCGGACGGTCGCGTCCGCGGCGTGCTCCACGCACCGGATGGCCGGCGCCTCGAGCTGTGGGCCGGTGCCGGGTTCGAGTACCTGCAGGTCTTCACGACCGACCGCTACCCGGGGCAGGAGGTCGCGGTCGCGATCGAGCCGATGACCGCCCCCGCCGACGCTCTGAACTCGGGCCGCGACCTGCGCTGGCTCGAGCCCGGCGAGACATGGGAGCTCGCGTGGGGCCTCTCGCTCACACGCGCCTGA